A single window of Sebastes umbrosus isolate fSebUmb1 chromosome 16, fSebUmb1.pri, whole genome shotgun sequence DNA harbors:
- the eml1 gene encoding echinoderm microtubule-associated protein-like 1 isoform X2 yields the protein MEDGFSSYSSLYDTSSLLQFCNDDSASAASSMEVTDRIASLEQRVQMQEDEIQLLKSALADVVRRLNASEEQQAMGSRRGPTKDPALMRKSPSADSNVGKPARPMIATLPLRPTVNNGTILPKKGSSTLPSPSGSGSRKDSSTSAGKSPANLSSLSYLSRSTRMLYLPLSTVRRANSNEHVGTLTRKDSGDNKGNRTRAGSTGSNSSGKRSDSKQRDPVFNAGMRRVTHCKEEGYVKMYLKGRPITMYMPKDQVDSYCLEARADLPSNKLKLDWVYGYRGRDCRSNLYLLPTGETVYFIASVVVLFNVDEQLQRHYTGHTDDIKCLAVHPDKITIATGQVAGTSWDGKLAPHVRVWDSVSLNTLHVLGTGFFDRALVCLAFSKSNGGNTLCVVDDSNDHVLSVWDWQREDRLAEVKCSNESVFAADFHPTDSNIVVTCGKSHLYFWNLEKGVLVKKQGLFEKQEKPKFVLCVTFAENGDTITGDSSGNILVWGKGTNRISHVIQGAHEGSIFALCMLRNGTLVSGGKDRRLISWDSSYQQIQTVEVPELFGPIRTVAEGRGETVLIGTTKHFVLQGSLDGEFMPITQGHTDELWGLAVHPKKPQFLTCGYDRQVCLWDSSSHQLIWIKTLEDAAQSAGFHPSGAVVAIGTQTGRWLVLDTDTKDLVTVHTDGNEQLSVMCYGPDGNFLAIGSHDNYIYIYAVAENGRKNSRVGKCSGHSSFITHLDWSVDSQYLVSNSGDYEILYWIPSVCKQVVSVETTRDIEWATHTCPLGFQVFGLWPDGSDGTDINAVCRSSDKSLLVIGDDFGKVHLFSYPCSQFRAPSHVYGGHSSHVTNVTFLHDDGYLVSTGGKDMSVMQWRIV from the exons ATGACAGTGCGTCAGCAGCCAGCAGTATGGAGGTTACCGACCGCATCGCCTCTCTGGAGCAGAGGGTCCAGATGCAGGAGGACGAAATCCAGCTGCTGAAGTCCGCTCTGGCCGACGTGGTGCGCAGGCTCAACGCGTCCGAGGAGCAGCAGGCCATGGGCTCACGCAGAGGACCCACCAAAG ACCCTGCTTTGATGAGAAAGTCTCCCTCAGCAGACAGCAATGTTGGGAAGCCAG CCAGGCCAATGATCGCCACCCTGCCGTTACGGCCCACAGTCAACAACGGGACCATCCTACCAAAGAAAGGCAGCAGCACTCTGCCCTCCCCGTCTGGATCCGGATCCAGGAAGGACAGCAGCACATCTGCCGGCAAGAG TCCCGCCAATCTGTCCAGTTTGTCCTATCTGTCTCGCTCTACCAGAATGCTCTACCTGCCCCTCAG CACTGTGAGGAGAGCCAACTCAAACGAACACGTGGGAACTCTCACGCGGAAAGATTCGGGCGACAACAAGGGCAACCGAACCCGCGCCGGATCCACGGGCAGCAATTCCAGCGGCAAAAGAAGTGACAG CAAACAGAGGGATCCAGTGTTCAATGCAG GGATGCGACGTGTGACCCACTGCAAAG AGGAAGGTTATGTGAAAATGTACTTGAAGGGTCGTCCCATTACCATGTACATGCCCAAAGACCAGGTGGACAGCTACTGTCTGGAGGCCAGAGCTGACCTGCCCAGCAACAAACTCAAACTGGACTGGGT TTACGGTTACCGCGGTCGAGACTGTCGCTCCAACCTTTACTTGTTGCCCACTGGAGAAACGGTGTACTTCATCGCCTCAGTGGTCGTCCTGTTCAACGTGGACGAGCAGCTGCAGAGACACTACACCGGACACACGGATGACATCAAATG CCTGGCCGTCCACCCCGATAAAATCACCATAGCAACCGGGCAGGTGGCGGGCACCTCTTGGGATGGAAAA CTGGCTCCTCATGTCCGTGTGTGGGACTCCGTCAGCCTCAACACTCTCCATGTTCTAGGCACAGGCTTCTTTGACCGAGCTTTGGTCTGCCTGGCGTTCTCCAAGTCG AACGGAGGAAACACATTGTGTGTCGTAGACGACTCCAATGACCACGTCCTCTCTGTCTGGGACTGGCAGAGGGAGGACAGACTGGCTGAGGTTAAG TGCTCCAACGAGTCGGTGTTTGCTGCAGACTTTCACCCGACAGACAGCAACATCGTAGTGACCTGCGGGAAGTCCCATCTCTACTTCTGGAACCTGGAGAAAGGCGTGCTGGTCAAGAAGCAAGGACTGTTTGAG AAACAAGAGAAGCCCaagtttgtgttgtgtgtgacaTTTGCCGAAAATGGAGACACCATCACAGGAGACTCAAGTGGGAACATCCTGGTGTGGGGAAAAG GCACTAATCGCATCAGCCACGTCATCCAAGGAGCTCACGAGGGCAGCATCTTTGCTCTGTGCATGCTGAGGAACGGCACGCTGGTGTCTGGAGGCAAAGACCGCCGGCTCATTTCTTGGGACAGCAGCTACCAGCAGATACAAACGGTGGAA GTGCCTGAGTTGTTTGGTCCCATCCGGACCGTAGCGGAGGGCCGAGGGGAGACTGTGCTCATTGGGACCACCAAGCACTTTGTTTTGCAGGGCAGTTTGGACGGAGAATTCATGCCTATTACGCAG ggTCACACTGATGAGTTGTGGGGTCTGGCTGTCCACCCCAAGAAGCCTCAGTTCCTCACTTGTGGTTATGACAGGCAGGTCTGCCTGTGGGACTCAAGTTCCCATCAGCTCATCTGGATCAAGACTTTGGAA GATGCTGCCCAATCAGCAGGCTTCCACCCGTCTGGAGCTGTGGTTGCCATAGGAACCCAGACTGGCAG GTGGCTGGTCCTGGACACTGACACTAAGGATCTGGTCACAGTGCACACAGATGGGAATGAACAGCTGTCTGTCATGTGCTACGGGCCAG atgGTAACTTCCTGGCCATCGGTTCCCACGACAACTACATCTATATCTACGCCGTGGCGGAAAATGGGAGGAAGAACAGCCGAGTGGGGAAGTGCTCG GGCCACTCTAGTTTCATCACCCATCTGGACTGGTCAGTGGACTCCCAGTACCTGGTGTCAAATTCAGGGGACTATGAGATACTCTATT GGATCCCATCCGTGTGTAAACAGGTGGTCAGTGTGGAGACCACCAGAGACATCGAGTGGGCCACCCACACCTGCCCTCTGGGCTTCCAGGTGTTTG GCTTGTGGCCCGACGGCTCAGATGGCACCGACATCAACGCCGTCTGCAGGTCCAGCGATAAAAGCCTCCTGGTTATCGGAGACGACTTTGGGAAGGTCCACCTATTCTCATACCCTTGTTCTCAGTTCAGG GCTCCCAGCCATGTTTATGGCGGCCACAGCAGTCACGTGACCAACGTGACCTTCCTGCATGATGACGGCTACCTGGTGTCAACTGGAGGGAAGGACATGAGCGTGATGCAGTGGAGGATAGTCTGA
- the eml1 gene encoding echinoderm microtubule-associated protein-like 1 isoform X1 — MEDGFSSYSSLYDTSSLLQFCNDDSASAASSMEVTDRIASLEQRVQMQEDEIQLLKSALADVVRRLNASEEQQAMGSRRGPTKDPALMRKSPSADSNVGKPARPMIATLPLRPTVNNGTILPKKGSSTLPSPSGSGSRKDSSTSAGKSPANLSSLSYLSRSTRMLYLPLSTVRRANSNEHVGTLTRKDSGDNKGNRTRAGSTGSNSSGKRSDSKQRDPVFNAGMRRVTHCKEEGYVKMYLKGRPITMYMPKDQVDSYCLEARADLPSNKLKLDWVYGYRGRDCRSNLYLLPTGETVYFIASVVVLFNVDEQLQRHYTGHTDDIKCLAVHPDKITIATGQVAGTSWDGKQLAPHVRVWDSVSLNTLHVLGTGFFDRALVCLAFSKSNGGNTLCVVDDSNDHVLSVWDWQREDRLAEVKCSNESVFAADFHPTDSNIVVTCGKSHLYFWNLEKGVLVKKQGLFEKQEKPKFVLCVTFAENGDTITGDSSGNILVWGKGTNRISHVIQGAHEGSIFALCMLRNGTLVSGGKDRRLISWDSSYQQIQTVEVPELFGPIRTVAEGRGETVLIGTTKHFVLQGSLDGEFMPITQGHTDELWGLAVHPKKPQFLTCGYDRQVCLWDSSSHQLIWIKTLEDAAQSAGFHPSGAVVAIGTQTGRWLVLDTDTKDLVTVHTDGNEQLSVMCYGPDGNFLAIGSHDNYIYIYAVAENGRKNSRVGKCSGHSSFITHLDWSVDSQYLVSNSGDYEILYWIPSVCKQVVSVETTRDIEWATHTCPLGFQVFGLWPDGSDGTDINAVCRSSDKSLLVIGDDFGKVHLFSYPCSQFRAPSHVYGGHSSHVTNVTFLHDDGYLVSTGGKDMSVMQWRIV, encoded by the exons ATGACAGTGCGTCAGCAGCCAGCAGTATGGAGGTTACCGACCGCATCGCCTCTCTGGAGCAGAGGGTCCAGATGCAGGAGGACGAAATCCAGCTGCTGAAGTCCGCTCTGGCCGACGTGGTGCGCAGGCTCAACGCGTCCGAGGAGCAGCAGGCCATGGGCTCACGCAGAGGACCCACCAAAG ACCCTGCTTTGATGAGAAAGTCTCCCTCAGCAGACAGCAATGTTGGGAAGCCAG CCAGGCCAATGATCGCCACCCTGCCGTTACGGCCCACAGTCAACAACGGGACCATCCTACCAAAGAAAGGCAGCAGCACTCTGCCCTCCCCGTCTGGATCCGGATCCAGGAAGGACAGCAGCACATCTGCCGGCAAGAG TCCCGCCAATCTGTCCAGTTTGTCCTATCTGTCTCGCTCTACCAGAATGCTCTACCTGCCCCTCAG CACTGTGAGGAGAGCCAACTCAAACGAACACGTGGGAACTCTCACGCGGAAAGATTCGGGCGACAACAAGGGCAACCGAACCCGCGCCGGATCCACGGGCAGCAATTCCAGCGGCAAAAGAAGTGACAG CAAACAGAGGGATCCAGTGTTCAATGCAG GGATGCGACGTGTGACCCACTGCAAAG AGGAAGGTTATGTGAAAATGTACTTGAAGGGTCGTCCCATTACCATGTACATGCCCAAAGACCAGGTGGACAGCTACTGTCTGGAGGCCAGAGCTGACCTGCCCAGCAACAAACTCAAACTGGACTGGGT TTACGGTTACCGCGGTCGAGACTGTCGCTCCAACCTTTACTTGTTGCCCACTGGAGAAACGGTGTACTTCATCGCCTCAGTGGTCGTCCTGTTCAACGTGGACGAGCAGCTGCAGAGACACTACACCGGACACACGGATGACATCAAATG CCTGGCCGTCCACCCCGATAAAATCACCATAGCAACCGGGCAGGTGGCGGGCACCTCTTGGGATGGAAAA CAGCTGGCTCCTCATGTCCGTGTGTGGGACTCCGTCAGCCTCAACACTCTCCATGTTCTAGGCACAGGCTTCTTTGACCGAGCTTTGGTCTGCCTGGCGTTCTCCAAGTCG AACGGAGGAAACACATTGTGTGTCGTAGACGACTCCAATGACCACGTCCTCTCTGTCTGGGACTGGCAGAGGGAGGACAGACTGGCTGAGGTTAAG TGCTCCAACGAGTCGGTGTTTGCTGCAGACTTTCACCCGACAGACAGCAACATCGTAGTGACCTGCGGGAAGTCCCATCTCTACTTCTGGAACCTGGAGAAAGGCGTGCTGGTCAAGAAGCAAGGACTGTTTGAG AAACAAGAGAAGCCCaagtttgtgttgtgtgtgacaTTTGCCGAAAATGGAGACACCATCACAGGAGACTCAAGTGGGAACATCCTGGTGTGGGGAAAAG GCACTAATCGCATCAGCCACGTCATCCAAGGAGCTCACGAGGGCAGCATCTTTGCTCTGTGCATGCTGAGGAACGGCACGCTGGTGTCTGGAGGCAAAGACCGCCGGCTCATTTCTTGGGACAGCAGCTACCAGCAGATACAAACGGTGGAA GTGCCTGAGTTGTTTGGTCCCATCCGGACCGTAGCGGAGGGCCGAGGGGAGACTGTGCTCATTGGGACCACCAAGCACTTTGTTTTGCAGGGCAGTTTGGACGGAGAATTCATGCCTATTACGCAG ggTCACACTGATGAGTTGTGGGGTCTGGCTGTCCACCCCAAGAAGCCTCAGTTCCTCACTTGTGGTTATGACAGGCAGGTCTGCCTGTGGGACTCAAGTTCCCATCAGCTCATCTGGATCAAGACTTTGGAA GATGCTGCCCAATCAGCAGGCTTCCACCCGTCTGGAGCTGTGGTTGCCATAGGAACCCAGACTGGCAG GTGGCTGGTCCTGGACACTGACACTAAGGATCTGGTCACAGTGCACACAGATGGGAATGAACAGCTGTCTGTCATGTGCTACGGGCCAG atgGTAACTTCCTGGCCATCGGTTCCCACGACAACTACATCTATATCTACGCCGTGGCGGAAAATGGGAGGAAGAACAGCCGAGTGGGGAAGTGCTCG GGCCACTCTAGTTTCATCACCCATCTGGACTGGTCAGTGGACTCCCAGTACCTGGTGTCAAATTCAGGGGACTATGAGATACTCTATT GGATCCCATCCGTGTGTAAACAGGTGGTCAGTGTGGAGACCACCAGAGACATCGAGTGGGCCACCCACACCTGCCCTCTGGGCTTCCAGGTGTTTG GCTTGTGGCCCGACGGCTCAGATGGCACCGACATCAACGCCGTCTGCAGGTCCAGCGATAAAAGCCTCCTGGTTATCGGAGACGACTTTGGGAAGGTCCACCTATTCTCATACCCTTGTTCTCAGTTCAGG GCTCCCAGCCATGTTTATGGCGGCCACAGCAGTCACGTGACCAACGTGACCTTCCTGCATGATGACGGCTACCTGGTGTCAACTGGAGGGAAGGACATGAGCGTGATGCAGTGGAGGATAGTCTGA
- the eml1 gene encoding echinoderm microtubule-associated protein-like 1 isoform X3 — translation MEDGFSSYSSLYDTSSLLQFCNDDSASAASSMEVTDRIASLEQRVQMQEDEIQLLKSALADVVRRLNASEEQQAMGSRRGPTKDPALMRKSPSADSNVGKPARPMIATLPLRPTVNNGTILPKKGSSTLPSPSGSGSRKDSSTSAGKSPANLSSLSYLSRSTRMLYLPLSTVRRANSNEHVGTLTRKDSGDNKGNRTRAGSTGSNSSGKRSDSKQRDPVFNAEEGYVKMYLKGRPITMYMPKDQVDSYCLEARADLPSNKLKLDWVYGYRGRDCRSNLYLLPTGETVYFIASVVVLFNVDEQLQRHYTGHTDDIKCLAVHPDKITIATGQVAGTSWDGKQLAPHVRVWDSVSLNTLHVLGTGFFDRALVCLAFSKSNGGNTLCVVDDSNDHVLSVWDWQREDRLAEVKCSNESVFAADFHPTDSNIVVTCGKSHLYFWNLEKGVLVKKQGLFEKQEKPKFVLCVTFAENGDTITGDSSGNILVWGKGTNRISHVIQGAHEGSIFALCMLRNGTLVSGGKDRRLISWDSSYQQIQTVEVPELFGPIRTVAEGRGETVLIGTTKHFVLQGSLDGEFMPITQGHTDELWGLAVHPKKPQFLTCGYDRQVCLWDSSSHQLIWIKTLEDAAQSAGFHPSGAVVAIGTQTGRWLVLDTDTKDLVTVHTDGNEQLSVMCYGPDGNFLAIGSHDNYIYIYAVAENGRKNSRVGKCSGHSSFITHLDWSVDSQYLVSNSGDYEILYWIPSVCKQVVSVETTRDIEWATHTCPLGFQVFGLWPDGSDGTDINAVCRSSDKSLLVIGDDFGKVHLFSYPCSQFRAPSHVYGGHSSHVTNVTFLHDDGYLVSTGGKDMSVMQWRIV, via the exons ATGACAGTGCGTCAGCAGCCAGCAGTATGGAGGTTACCGACCGCATCGCCTCTCTGGAGCAGAGGGTCCAGATGCAGGAGGACGAAATCCAGCTGCTGAAGTCCGCTCTGGCCGACGTGGTGCGCAGGCTCAACGCGTCCGAGGAGCAGCAGGCCATGGGCTCACGCAGAGGACCCACCAAAG ACCCTGCTTTGATGAGAAAGTCTCCCTCAGCAGACAGCAATGTTGGGAAGCCAG CCAGGCCAATGATCGCCACCCTGCCGTTACGGCCCACAGTCAACAACGGGACCATCCTACCAAAGAAAGGCAGCAGCACTCTGCCCTCCCCGTCTGGATCCGGATCCAGGAAGGACAGCAGCACATCTGCCGGCAAGAG TCCCGCCAATCTGTCCAGTTTGTCCTATCTGTCTCGCTCTACCAGAATGCTCTACCTGCCCCTCAG CACTGTGAGGAGAGCCAACTCAAACGAACACGTGGGAACTCTCACGCGGAAAGATTCGGGCGACAACAAGGGCAACCGAACCCGCGCCGGATCCACGGGCAGCAATTCCAGCGGCAAAAGAAGTGACAG CAAACAGAGGGATCCAGTGTTCAATGCAG AGGAAGGTTATGTGAAAATGTACTTGAAGGGTCGTCCCATTACCATGTACATGCCCAAAGACCAGGTGGACAGCTACTGTCTGGAGGCCAGAGCTGACCTGCCCAGCAACAAACTCAAACTGGACTGGGT TTACGGTTACCGCGGTCGAGACTGTCGCTCCAACCTTTACTTGTTGCCCACTGGAGAAACGGTGTACTTCATCGCCTCAGTGGTCGTCCTGTTCAACGTGGACGAGCAGCTGCAGAGACACTACACCGGACACACGGATGACATCAAATG CCTGGCCGTCCACCCCGATAAAATCACCATAGCAACCGGGCAGGTGGCGGGCACCTCTTGGGATGGAAAA CAGCTGGCTCCTCATGTCCGTGTGTGGGACTCCGTCAGCCTCAACACTCTCCATGTTCTAGGCACAGGCTTCTTTGACCGAGCTTTGGTCTGCCTGGCGTTCTCCAAGTCG AACGGAGGAAACACATTGTGTGTCGTAGACGACTCCAATGACCACGTCCTCTCTGTCTGGGACTGGCAGAGGGAGGACAGACTGGCTGAGGTTAAG TGCTCCAACGAGTCGGTGTTTGCTGCAGACTTTCACCCGACAGACAGCAACATCGTAGTGACCTGCGGGAAGTCCCATCTCTACTTCTGGAACCTGGAGAAAGGCGTGCTGGTCAAGAAGCAAGGACTGTTTGAG AAACAAGAGAAGCCCaagtttgtgttgtgtgtgacaTTTGCCGAAAATGGAGACACCATCACAGGAGACTCAAGTGGGAACATCCTGGTGTGGGGAAAAG GCACTAATCGCATCAGCCACGTCATCCAAGGAGCTCACGAGGGCAGCATCTTTGCTCTGTGCATGCTGAGGAACGGCACGCTGGTGTCTGGAGGCAAAGACCGCCGGCTCATTTCTTGGGACAGCAGCTACCAGCAGATACAAACGGTGGAA GTGCCTGAGTTGTTTGGTCCCATCCGGACCGTAGCGGAGGGCCGAGGGGAGACTGTGCTCATTGGGACCACCAAGCACTTTGTTTTGCAGGGCAGTTTGGACGGAGAATTCATGCCTATTACGCAG ggTCACACTGATGAGTTGTGGGGTCTGGCTGTCCACCCCAAGAAGCCTCAGTTCCTCACTTGTGGTTATGACAGGCAGGTCTGCCTGTGGGACTCAAGTTCCCATCAGCTCATCTGGATCAAGACTTTGGAA GATGCTGCCCAATCAGCAGGCTTCCACCCGTCTGGAGCTGTGGTTGCCATAGGAACCCAGACTGGCAG GTGGCTGGTCCTGGACACTGACACTAAGGATCTGGTCACAGTGCACACAGATGGGAATGAACAGCTGTCTGTCATGTGCTACGGGCCAG atgGTAACTTCCTGGCCATCGGTTCCCACGACAACTACATCTATATCTACGCCGTGGCGGAAAATGGGAGGAAGAACAGCCGAGTGGGGAAGTGCTCG GGCCACTCTAGTTTCATCACCCATCTGGACTGGTCAGTGGACTCCCAGTACCTGGTGTCAAATTCAGGGGACTATGAGATACTCTATT GGATCCCATCCGTGTGTAAACAGGTGGTCAGTGTGGAGACCACCAGAGACATCGAGTGGGCCACCCACACCTGCCCTCTGGGCTTCCAGGTGTTTG GCTTGTGGCCCGACGGCTCAGATGGCACCGACATCAACGCCGTCTGCAGGTCCAGCGATAAAAGCCTCCTGGTTATCGGAGACGACTTTGGGAAGGTCCACCTATTCTCATACCCTTGTTCTCAGTTCAGG GCTCCCAGCCATGTTTATGGCGGCCACAGCAGTCACGTGACCAACGTGACCTTCCTGCATGATGACGGCTACCTGGTGTCAACTGGAGGGAAGGACATGAGCGTGATGCAGTGGAGGATAGTCTGA
- the eml1 gene encoding echinoderm microtubule-associated protein-like 1 isoform X5 → MSDCEGLPTDDSASAASSMEVTDRIASLEQRVQMQEDEIQLLKSALADVVRRLNASEEQQAMGSRRGPTKDPALMRKSPSADSNVGKPARPMIATLPLRPTVNNGTILPKKGSSTLPSPSGSGSRKDSSTSAGKSPANLSSLSYLSRSTRMLYLPLSTVRRANSNEHVGTLTRKDSGDNKGNRTRAGSTGSNSSGKRSDSKQRDPVFNAGMRRVTHCKEEGYVKMYLKGRPITMYMPKDQVDSYCLEARADLPSNKLKLDWVYGYRGRDCRSNLYLLPTGETVYFIASVVVLFNVDEQLQRHYTGHTDDIKCLAVHPDKITIATGQVAGTSWDGKQLAPHVRVWDSVSLNTLHVLGTGFFDRALVCLAFSKSNGGNTLCVVDDSNDHVLSVWDWQREDRLAEVKCSNESVFAADFHPTDSNIVVTCGKSHLYFWNLEKGVLVKKQGLFEKQEKPKFVLCVTFAENGDTITGDSSGNILVWGKGTNRISHVIQGAHEGSIFALCMLRNGTLVSGGKDRRLISWDSSYQQIQTVEVPELFGPIRTVAEGRGETVLIGTTKHFVLQGSLDGEFMPITQGHTDELWGLAVHPKKPQFLTCGYDRQVCLWDSSSHQLIWIKTLEDAAQSAGFHPSGAVVAIGTQTGRWLVLDTDTKDLVTVHTDGNEQLSVMCYGPDGNFLAIGSHDNYIYIYAVAENGRKNSRVGKCSGHSSFITHLDWSVDSQYLVSNSGDYEILYWIPSVCKQVVSVETTRDIEWATHTCPLGFQVFGLWPDGSDGTDINAVCRSSDKSLLVIGDDFGKVHLFSYPCSQFRAPSHVYGGHSSHVTNVTFLHDDGYLVSTGGKDMSVMQWRIV, encoded by the exons ATGACAGTGCGTCAGCAGCCAGCAGTATGGAGGTTACCGACCGCATCGCCTCTCTGGAGCAGAGGGTCCAGATGCAGGAGGACGAAATCCAGCTGCTGAAGTCCGCTCTGGCCGACGTGGTGCGCAGGCTCAACGCGTCCGAGGAGCAGCAGGCCATGGGCTCACGCAGAGGACCCACCAAAG ACCCTGCTTTGATGAGAAAGTCTCCCTCAGCAGACAGCAATGTTGGGAAGCCAG CCAGGCCAATGATCGCCACCCTGCCGTTACGGCCCACAGTCAACAACGGGACCATCCTACCAAAGAAAGGCAGCAGCACTCTGCCCTCCCCGTCTGGATCCGGATCCAGGAAGGACAGCAGCACATCTGCCGGCAAGAG TCCCGCCAATCTGTCCAGTTTGTCCTATCTGTCTCGCTCTACCAGAATGCTCTACCTGCCCCTCAG CACTGTGAGGAGAGCCAACTCAAACGAACACGTGGGAACTCTCACGCGGAAAGATTCGGGCGACAACAAGGGCAACCGAACCCGCGCCGGATCCACGGGCAGCAATTCCAGCGGCAAAAGAAGTGACAG CAAACAGAGGGATCCAGTGTTCAATGCAG GGATGCGACGTGTGACCCACTGCAAAG AGGAAGGTTATGTGAAAATGTACTTGAAGGGTCGTCCCATTACCATGTACATGCCCAAAGACCAGGTGGACAGCTACTGTCTGGAGGCCAGAGCTGACCTGCCCAGCAACAAACTCAAACTGGACTGGGT TTACGGTTACCGCGGTCGAGACTGTCGCTCCAACCTTTACTTGTTGCCCACTGGAGAAACGGTGTACTTCATCGCCTCAGTGGTCGTCCTGTTCAACGTGGACGAGCAGCTGCAGAGACACTACACCGGACACACGGATGACATCAAATG CCTGGCCGTCCACCCCGATAAAATCACCATAGCAACCGGGCAGGTGGCGGGCACCTCTTGGGATGGAAAA CAGCTGGCTCCTCATGTCCGTGTGTGGGACTCCGTCAGCCTCAACACTCTCCATGTTCTAGGCACAGGCTTCTTTGACCGAGCTTTGGTCTGCCTGGCGTTCTCCAAGTCG AACGGAGGAAACACATTGTGTGTCGTAGACGACTCCAATGACCACGTCCTCTCTGTCTGGGACTGGCAGAGGGAGGACAGACTGGCTGAGGTTAAG TGCTCCAACGAGTCGGTGTTTGCTGCAGACTTTCACCCGACAGACAGCAACATCGTAGTGACCTGCGGGAAGTCCCATCTCTACTTCTGGAACCTGGAGAAAGGCGTGCTGGTCAAGAAGCAAGGACTGTTTGAG AAACAAGAGAAGCCCaagtttgtgttgtgtgtgacaTTTGCCGAAAATGGAGACACCATCACAGGAGACTCAAGTGGGAACATCCTGGTGTGGGGAAAAG GCACTAATCGCATCAGCCACGTCATCCAAGGAGCTCACGAGGGCAGCATCTTTGCTCTGTGCATGCTGAGGAACGGCACGCTGGTGTCTGGAGGCAAAGACCGCCGGCTCATTTCTTGGGACAGCAGCTACCAGCAGATACAAACGGTGGAA GTGCCTGAGTTGTTTGGTCCCATCCGGACCGTAGCGGAGGGCCGAGGGGAGACTGTGCTCATTGGGACCACCAAGCACTTTGTTTTGCAGGGCAGTTTGGACGGAGAATTCATGCCTATTACGCAG ggTCACACTGATGAGTTGTGGGGTCTGGCTGTCCACCCCAAGAAGCCTCAGTTCCTCACTTGTGGTTATGACAGGCAGGTCTGCCTGTGGGACTCAAGTTCCCATCAGCTCATCTGGATCAAGACTTTGGAA GATGCTGCCCAATCAGCAGGCTTCCACCCGTCTGGAGCTGTGGTTGCCATAGGAACCCAGACTGGCAG GTGGCTGGTCCTGGACACTGACACTAAGGATCTGGTCACAGTGCACACAGATGGGAATGAACAGCTGTCTGTCATGTGCTACGGGCCAG atgGTAACTTCCTGGCCATCGGTTCCCACGACAACTACATCTATATCTACGCCGTGGCGGAAAATGGGAGGAAGAACAGCCGAGTGGGGAAGTGCTCG GGCCACTCTAGTTTCATCACCCATCTGGACTGGTCAGTGGACTCCCAGTACCTGGTGTCAAATTCAGGGGACTATGAGATACTCTATT GGATCCCATCCGTGTGTAAACAGGTGGTCAGTGTGGAGACCACCAGAGACATCGAGTGGGCCACCCACACCTGCCCTCTGGGCTTCCAGGTGTTTG GCTTGTGGCCCGACGGCTCAGATGGCACCGACATCAACGCCGTCTGCAGGTCCAGCGATAAAAGCCTCCTGGTTATCGGAGACGACTTTGGGAAGGTCCACCTATTCTCATACCCTTGTTCTCAGTTCAGG GCTCCCAGCCATGTTTATGGCGGCCACAGCAGTCACGTGACCAACGTGACCTTCCTGCATGATGACGGCTACCTGGTGTCAACTGGAGGGAAGGACATGAGCGTGATGCAGTGGAGGATAGTCTGA